A DNA window from Haloactinospora alba contains the following coding sequences:
- the folP gene encoding dihydropteroate synthase has protein sequence MGSTYNLVGLPERDRCLIMGVVNVTPDSFSDGGVWFEPRQAIERGLRLAEDGADIVDVGGESTRPGAQRVSRDEELRRIEPVVAELARSGVAVSVDTMRAEVAERAVAAGASLVNDVSGGLADPAMARLVADTGVGYVLMHWRGHSHEMQERAVYSDVVGEVRDELRQRMDAMVGEGVDPRQIVLDPGLGFAKRPEHGHNWALLAEIDQFYELGRPLLIAGSRKRFLGRLLAGADGEDRPAVERDDATVALTTLVADRGAWCVRVHEVRPNADAVRVAAAWRSGGDDLTEGRADVAERSGQ, from the coding sequence ATGGGGTCGACGTATAACCTTGTTGGGTTGCCCGAGCGTGACCGGTGTCTGATCATGGGGGTTGTGAACGTCACGCCGGACTCGTTCTCGGATGGCGGCGTGTGGTTCGAACCGCGCCAGGCGATTGAGCGCGGGCTGCGGCTCGCTGAGGACGGCGCCGACATCGTCGATGTCGGTGGCGAATCCACCCGCCCCGGTGCGCAGCGGGTCTCCCGCGACGAGGAGCTGCGCCGGATCGAACCGGTGGTGGCCGAACTCGCCCGCAGCGGCGTGGCGGTCAGCGTCGACACGATGCGCGCCGAGGTGGCCGAACGCGCGGTGGCCGCCGGTGCGAGCCTGGTGAACGACGTCAGCGGTGGTCTCGCCGACCCGGCCATGGCGCGGCTGGTGGCCGACACCGGCGTCGGCTACGTCCTGATGCACTGGCGCGGGCACAGCCACGAGATGCAGGAACGGGCGGTGTACTCGGACGTGGTCGGGGAAGTGCGGGACGAGTTACGTCAACGCATGGACGCCATGGTTGGGGAAGGGGTCGATCCGCGGCAGATCGTGCTCGATCCGGGGTTGGGTTTCGCCAAACGCCCCGAGCATGGTCACAATTGGGCACTACTCGCCGAAATCGACCAGTTTTATGAATTGGGGCGCCCCTTGCTGATCGCTGGTTCCCGGAAGCGCTTCCTTGGCCGGCTCCTCGCCGGCGCCGATGGGGAGGACCGCCCGGCCGTGGAGCGCGACGACGCCACGGTTGCACTGACGACACTGGTCGCTGACCGCGGCGCGTGGTGCGTGCGGGTGCACGAGGTCCGGCCCAATGCCGACGCGGTGCGGGTCGCCGCGGCGTGGCGCTCCGGCGGGGACGACCTCACGGAAGGTCGGGCTGATGTTGCGGAACGGAGCGGCCAGTGA
- the folE gene encoding GTP cyclohydrolase I FolE: MAPASEGVDHGRLEKAVREILLAIGEDPDREGLRDTPSRVARAYTEQFAGLHQQPEDVLTTVFEAGHEEMVLVKDIELYSTCEHHLVPFYGSAHVGYIPNSQGQITGLSKLARLVDVYARRPQVQERLTTEIADALMENLAPRGVIVVIQAEHLCMTMRGVRKPGAKTVTSAVRGDFRSRDRTRSEAMSLILGDG; this comes from the coding sequence GTGGCTCCCGCCAGCGAGGGCGTCGACCACGGCCGGTTGGAGAAGGCGGTCCGGGAGATCCTCCTCGCCATCGGGGAGGACCCGGACCGGGAGGGGCTGCGCGACACCCCGTCCCGGGTGGCGCGGGCCTACACGGAGCAGTTCGCGGGGTTGCACCAGCAACCCGAGGACGTGCTGACGACGGTGTTCGAGGCCGGCCACGAGGAGATGGTCCTGGTCAAGGACATCGAGCTGTACTCGACCTGCGAACACCACCTGGTGCCGTTCTACGGCAGCGCCCACGTCGGCTATATCCCCAACAGCCAGGGCCAGATCACCGGACTGTCCAAACTGGCCCGCCTGGTGGACGTGTACGCTCGCCGGCCCCAGGTGCAGGAACGTCTCACGACCGAGATCGCCGACGCGCTGATGGAAAACCTGGCTCCGCGCGGCGTGATCGTGGTGATCCAGGCGGAGCACCTGTGCATGACCATGCGCGGGGTGCGCAAACCCGGCGCGAAAACGGTCACCTCGGCGGTGCGGGGAGATTTCCGCAGCCGGGACCGCACCCGTTCCGAAGCGATGAGCCTCATCCTCGGCGACGGTTGA
- the ftsH gene encoding ATP-dependent zinc metalloprotease FtsH — MNLKRLYRGPWLWIPVIGLLLFAVFQFTNVGGGSEPQQADTSKVFELIDNDKVDNAQIVDKDQRIELTTTDGTVYEAYWVEGQGKELADRLAELEEDGNVTSYDVEVPQDSIWASVLLSILPLVIIIAIVLFVMSQMQGGGSRVMNFGKSKAKLITKDTPKNTFADVAGSDEAIEELHEIKDFLENPAKFQSMGAKIPKGVLLFGPPGTGKTLLARAVAGEAGVPFYSISGSDFVEMFVGVGASRVRDLFEQAKANAPAIIFVDEIDAVGRHRGAGMGGGHDEREQTLNQMLVEMDGFDVKTGVILIAATNRPDILDPALLRPGRFDRQVVVDRPDMEGRKAILQVHAKGKPLADNVDFDVIARRTSGMTGADLYNVVNEGALLSARTGKDEIDQLTLEEAIDRVMAGPERKTQVMSDAEKKVIAYHEGGHALVGHALPNADPVHKITILPRGRALGYTMSVPMEDKFLTSRSEMTDQLAMMLGGRASEELVFHEPTTGAANDIDKATNLARNMVTEYGMSERLGARKFGSGNSEPFLGREMSHSREYSEEIASLIDEEVRRLIESAHDEAWEILVEYRDVLDDLVRNLLDKETLTKDQVLEIFEPVTKRPSRGSYTGHGKRQPSSRPPVSTPKELAPLGPQDAEETGGNGQGEWSGGQTWQGDAATDTPAGSNGGPDTGGSDNGPESGGRE; from the coding sequence ATGAATCTCAAGCGTTTGTACCGCGGGCCGTGGCTGTGGATCCCGGTCATTGGCCTCTTGCTCTTCGCCGTTTTCCAGTTCACCAACGTGGGTGGCGGTTCCGAACCGCAGCAGGCCGACACGTCGAAGGTCTTCGAGCTGATCGACAACGACAAGGTCGACAACGCGCAGATCGTCGACAAGGATCAGCGGATCGAGCTCACGACCACCGACGGCACGGTCTACGAGGCCTACTGGGTCGAGGGCCAGGGCAAGGAGCTCGCCGACCGGCTGGCTGAGCTGGAGGAAGACGGGAACGTCACGTCCTACGACGTCGAGGTGCCCCAGGACAGCATCTGGGCTTCCGTGCTGCTCAGCATCCTGCCGCTGGTGATCATCATCGCGATCGTCCTGTTCGTCATGAGCCAGATGCAGGGCGGCGGCTCCCGGGTGATGAACTTCGGCAAGTCCAAGGCGAAGCTGATCACCAAGGACACCCCGAAGAACACGTTCGCGGACGTCGCCGGTTCCGACGAGGCCATCGAGGAACTCCACGAGATCAAGGACTTCCTGGAGAACCCGGCGAAGTTCCAGTCGATGGGCGCGAAGATCCCCAAGGGTGTGCTGCTGTTCGGTCCGCCCGGCACCGGTAAGACACTGCTGGCGCGTGCCGTCGCGGGCGAGGCCGGTGTCCCGTTCTACTCGATCTCCGGCTCGGACTTCGTGGAGATGTTCGTCGGTGTCGGCGCCTCCCGGGTGCGCGACCTGTTCGAGCAGGCCAAGGCCAACGCCCCGGCGATCATCTTCGTGGACGAGATCGACGCCGTGGGCCGCCACCGCGGCGCCGGCATGGGCGGCGGCCACGACGAGCGGGAACAGACGCTGAACCAGATGCTCGTCGAGATGGACGGTTTCGACGTCAAGACCGGCGTCATCCTGATCGCGGCCACCAACCGGCCCGACATCCTGGACCCGGCGCTGCTGCGCCCCGGCCGGTTCGACCGCCAGGTGGTCGTGGACCGTCCCGACATGGAGGGCCGCAAGGCCATCCTGCAGGTGCACGCCAAGGGCAAGCCGTTGGCGGACAACGTCGACTTCGACGTGATCGCCCGCCGCACCTCCGGTATGACCGGCGCCGACCTGTACAACGTGGTCAACGAGGGCGCGCTGCTGTCGGCGCGGACCGGCAAGGACGAGATCGACCAGCTCACCCTGGAGGAGGCGATCGACCGCGTCATGGCCGGGCCGGAGCGCAAGACCCAGGTCATGTCGGACGCGGAGAAGAAGGTCATCGCCTACCACGAGGGCGGCCACGCCCTGGTGGGCCACGCCCTGCCGAACGCCGACCCGGTGCACAAGATCACCATCCTGCCGCGCGGTCGCGCGCTCGGTTACACCATGTCGGTGCCGATGGAGGACAAGTTCCTCACCTCGCGTTCGGAGATGACCGACCAGCTGGCGATGATGCTGGGCGGGCGCGCCTCCGAGGAGCTGGTGTTCCACGAACCCACCACCGGCGCGGCCAACGACATCGACAAGGCCACCAACCTGGCGCGCAACATGGTCACCGAGTACGGGATGAGCGAGCGGCTCGGCGCGCGCAAGTTCGGCAGCGGCAACAGCGAACCGTTCCTGGGCCGGGAGATGTCGCACTCCCGGGAGTACTCCGAGGAGATCGCCTCCCTCATCGACGAGGAGGTGCGCCGCCTCATCGAGTCCGCGCACGACGAGGCGTGGGAGATCCTGGTGGAGTACCGGGACGTGCTGGACGACCTGGTGCGGAACCTCCTGGACAAGGAGACCCTGACCAAGGACCAGGTGCTGGAGATCTTCGAGCCGGTCACCAAACGGCCCTCCCGCGGTTCCTACACGGGCCACGGGAAGCGCCAGCCCTCCTCCCGGCCGCCCGTGTCCACTCCCAAGGAACTGGCGCCGCTGGGTCCCCAGGACGCCGAGGAGACCGGCGGCAACGGCCAGGGTGAGTGGTCCGGCGGGCAGACCTGGCAGGGCGACGCCGCGACGGACACCCCCGCCGGCTCCAACGGCGGCCCGGACACGGGCGGTTCCGACAACGGGCCGGAGAGCGGAGGACGAGAGTGA
- the hpt gene encoding hypoxanthine phosphoribosyltransferase: MEAKDMGQDLEKILVTEEQIKARQREMAAEIDATYAGKDLLLVGVLKGAVMVMADLARELHNPCGMDWMAVSSYGAGTTSSGVVRIIKDLDCDIKDRNVLIVEDVIDSGLTLSWLVGNLKSRGPASVEICTMVRKPLAFDVELDISCVGFDLPNEFIVGYGLDYAEHYRNLPFIGTLAPHVYQG; encoded by the coding sequence GTGGAAGCGAAGGACATGGGTCAGGATCTGGAGAAGATCCTGGTCACCGAGGAGCAGATCAAGGCCCGGCAGCGAGAGATGGCCGCCGAGATCGACGCGACGTACGCTGGAAAGGACCTGCTGCTCGTCGGCGTCCTCAAGGGCGCTGTGATGGTGATGGCCGACCTCGCGCGCGAGTTGCACAACCCGTGCGGGATGGACTGGATGGCGGTCTCCTCCTACGGGGCGGGAACGACCTCCTCGGGGGTGGTGCGCATCATCAAGGACCTCGACTGCGACATCAAGGACCGCAACGTCCTCATCGTGGAGGACGTCATCGACTCCGGCCTGACCCTGTCGTGGCTGGTCGGCAACCTCAAGTCCCGGGGTCCGGCGTCGGTGGAGATCTGCACGATGGTGCGCAAACCGCTCGCGTTCGACGTGGAGCTCGACATCAGCTGCGTGGGCTTCGACCTGCCGAACGAGTTCATCGTGGGCTACGGGTTGGACTACGCCGAGCACTACCGGAACCTGCCGTTCATCGGGACGCTCGCTCCGCACGTGTACCAGGGGTGA
- the tilS gene encoding tRNA lysidine(34) synthetase TilS — translation MTGPPPDIAAARLAVRRALSDLAPGDLVLVACSGGPDSLALTAAAAFAAPRLGLRAGGVTVDHGLQEGSADRAAWVAAEMASLGLEPVESRTVAVDGGGGPEGAARSARYAALDAAAEACTAAAVLLGHTRDDQAETVLLGLARGSGARSLSGMPAVTGRYRRPFLGLDRRVVRSACDMMGLDAWQDPHNADPAYTRSRVRHDALPSLEAALGPGITPSLARTADLLRDDADALDLWAEEVRSRAGTEHEGQPALDVTELGGVPRAVRTRVLRRTALESGCPAGELTARHVAELERLVSAWRGQKHIPLPGGVRGWRTGKRIVLASGAASGRDAGE, via the coding sequence ATGACTGGTCCACCGCCCGACATCGCCGCAGCGCGCCTGGCCGTACGCCGGGCCCTGTCCGACCTGGCCCCCGGCGACCTGGTGCTGGTGGCGTGCAGCGGCGGCCCCGACTCGCTGGCACTCACGGCGGCGGCGGCGTTCGCCGCGCCGCGCCTGGGCCTGAGAGCGGGCGGGGTGACCGTGGACCACGGGCTGCAGGAGGGCTCGGCCGACCGTGCGGCGTGGGTCGCCGCGGAGATGGCTTCGCTCGGGCTGGAACCGGTGGAGAGCCGCACCGTCGCGGTGGACGGCGGCGGCGGCCCGGAGGGGGCCGCCCGCAGCGCCCGTTACGCCGCCCTGGACGCCGCCGCCGAGGCGTGCACCGCCGCCGCGGTGCTGCTGGGGCACACGCGCGACGACCAGGCCGAGACGGTGCTGCTCGGCCTGGCCCGGGGCTCGGGCGCGCGCTCCCTGTCCGGGATGCCGGCGGTCACCGGCCGCTACCGCCGCCCCTTCCTCGGGCTGGACCGGCGGGTGGTGCGCTCCGCGTGCGACATGATGGGCCTGGATGCGTGGCAGGACCCGCACAACGCCGACCCCGCCTACACACGCTCGCGCGTGCGCCACGACGCGCTTCCCAGCCTCGAGGCCGCCCTCGGGCCGGGGATCACCCCGTCCCTGGCCCGCACTGCCGACCTGTTGCGGGACGACGCCGACGCGCTGGACCTGTGGGCCGAGGAGGTCCGATCGCGGGCGGGAACGGAGCACGAGGGGCAGCCCGCCCTGGACGTGACCGAACTGGGCGGGGTGCCCCGCGCTGTACGCACCCGGGTCCTGCGCCGGACGGCGCTGGAGTCGGGCTGCCCTGCCGGCGAGCTCACCGCACGCCACGTGGCCGAACTGGAACGCCTCGTGAGCGCCTGGCGTGGGCAGAAACACATCCCGCTTCCCGGCGGGGTGCGGGGGTGGCGCACCGGAAAACGGATCGTGCTGGCGAGCGGCGCGGCCAGCGGGCGGGACGCGGGAGAGTGA
- a CDS encoding zinc-dependent metalloprotease, which translates to MRRRRSGYGEGVTLIDWDVAVTTGTRLVRPGPQVDIADARQAVSQLRELSVTAQGHVTEFTGMSPLEPAGPAVVVDRPGWIRANVEGFRAVLEPILDRLGSSRLGNATGPVSTAVGSRVTGAQLGAVLSYLAGRVLGQYELFLPPDPDGTAPTGRLTLVAPNIVQVERELEVDPRDFRLWVCLHEETHRTQFTSNTWLREYVQGQMQEMLLASDMDAGAFLERLRAAGDAVVDVMRGGNANLIEAFQSPAQSEILDRITAVMTLAEGHGDYVMDAVGPSVVPSVAEIRRRFQRRREGANQVDRIIRQLLGIDLKMKQYEEGAAFVRTVVEQVGMAEFNRVWESPSTLPTMDEIRDPQSWISRVVRSRPLPEGDGQVSAGE; encoded by the coding sequence GTGCGGCGGCGTCGCAGTGGGTACGGTGAGGGCGTGACTTTGATCGACTGGGACGTAGCCGTCACCACCGGAACCCGCCTCGTGCGGCCCGGACCTCAGGTGGACATCGCCGACGCCCGGCAGGCCGTGTCGCAGCTCCGCGAGCTGTCCGTCACCGCCCAGGGGCATGTGACCGAATTCACGGGCATGAGCCCACTCGAACCGGCCGGTCCGGCGGTTGTGGTGGACAGGCCGGGCTGGATCCGGGCCAACGTGGAGGGGTTCCGCGCGGTACTGGAGCCGATCCTGGACCGGTTGGGCTCCTCGCGGTTGGGGAACGCCACCGGCCCCGTGTCCACGGCGGTGGGTTCCCGCGTCACCGGCGCCCAGCTGGGTGCGGTGCTGTCCTACCTGGCCGGGCGGGTACTGGGCCAGTACGAGCTGTTCCTGCCGCCGGACCCCGACGGCACGGCCCCCACGGGCCGCCTCACCCTGGTGGCTCCCAACATCGTGCAGGTGGAACGGGAGCTCGAGGTCGACCCGCGCGACTTCCGGTTGTGGGTGTGCCTGCACGAGGAGACCCACCGGACCCAGTTCACGTCCAATACGTGGCTGCGCGAGTACGTCCAGGGGCAGATGCAGGAGATGCTGCTCGCCTCGGACATGGACGCGGGCGCGTTCCTGGAGCGGCTGCGGGCGGCGGGAGACGCCGTCGTGGACGTGATGCGGGGCGGCAACGCCAACCTCATCGAGGCGTTCCAGAGCCCGGCGCAGAGCGAGATCCTGGACCGGATCACCGCCGTCATGACGCTGGCCGAGGGCCACGGCGACTACGTGATGGACGCGGTCGGCCCCAGCGTCGTCCCGTCCGTCGCGGAGATCCGGCGCCGCTTCCAGCGCCGCCGGGAGGGCGCCAACCAGGTGGACCGGATCATCCGCCAGCTGCTGGGCATCGACCTGAAGATGAAGCAGTACGAGGAGGGCGCCGCCTTCGTCCGTACGGTTGTGGAACAGGTCGGCATGGCCGAGTTCAACCGCGTGTGGGAGTCCCCCAGCACCCTGCCGACGATGGACGAGATCCGCGACCCGCAGTCCTGGATCTCGCGCGTGGTGCGGTCGCGGCCGCTGCCGGAGGGCGACGGGCAGGTTTCCGCGGGGGAGTGA